In a genomic window of Brettanomyces nanus chromosome 1, complete sequence:
- a CDS encoding uncharacterized protein (EggNog:ENOG41): protein MDSLDSLEEYVDNYNGDNKGSVVNTPGDLATVDDYGLSGDGASPYTGPNLPADISNLAESLNFSGNVHGQINSIAKTGTSNGQIANMDTYGAQAVPSFKADDFFLSSNTTSQTNSKSLNLDDENNFASPISTDAAALQAYGSNQGLSSGTNSQYFSPRPVSEAPPMSKRSGSISNQLGKSYTSQLGTSLNNMLSPASTYDGLAESPYGSFQGSYNENYLNSPMNSPSLKAFGSPASVGSHLNPKNAMSKEGKLSRRRELHNAVERRRRDLIKEKIRELGTLIPPSILCDISKLKTSQQKKEIRANKSTILAKSVDYIQYLQDILLMQEDRKGLLASKITTLVETGVPVPEGKLNGPEGGRVKQEIGSLGFAPTVSSTTYSNTTSPFALSSDSPLKGGEDPDAYLKEFLNTTPPGGPEVQYDNYGEE from the exons atggattctttggactCCCTCGAAGAGTACGTTGACAATTACAACGGCGATAATAAGGGAAGTGTCGTCAATACCCCTGGTGACCTGGCCA CTGTTGATGATTACGGATTGAGCGGGGACGGCGCTTCCCCATATACGGGACCGAATTTACCTGCAGACATCTCTAATTTGGCTGAAAGCCTCAACTTCAGTGGCAATGTCCACGGTCAAATCAACAGCATAGCGAAAACTGGAACCAGTAACGGACAGATTGCAAATATGGATACATATGGAGCTCAGGCGGTGCCGAGCTTCAAAGCAGAtgacttctttttgagCAGCAACACAACCAGTCAGACAAATAGTAAGAGCTTGAATCTGGACGATGAAAACAACTTTGCCAGTCCAATTTCGACAGATGCAGCTGCATTACAGGCCTATGGATCTAATCAGGGGTTGTCTTCCGGAACCAATTCTCagtatttttcaccaaggCCTGTTTCGGAGGCTCCACCAATGAGTAAAAGATCTGGATCTATTAGCAATCAGTTGGGTAAGAGCTATACGTCACAATTGGGAACATCCTTAAACAATATGCTATCACCGGCATCAACGTATGATGGGTTGGCGGAATCTCCGTATGGGTCATTTCAAGGCAGTTACAATGAGAATTACTTGAATTCGCCTATGAACTCGCCTTCTTTGAAAGCGTTTGGATCACCCGCATCTGTAGGATCGCATCTGAATCCCAAGAATGCAATGTCTAAAGAAGGAAAGCTcagtagaagaagagagctTCATAATGCTgtggaaagaaggagaagagacCTCattaaggagaagattaGAGAGTTGGGGACGTTGATTCCACCTTCTATTCTGTGCGACATTTCCAAACTGAAGACTAGtcaacagaagaaagagatacGAGCCAACAAGAGTACAATTCTAGCAAAGTCAGTGGACTACATTCAGTATTTACAAGACATTCTGCTGATGCAGGAGGACCGTAAAGGGTTATTGGCATCAAAGATTACCACACTAGTGGAAACGGGAGTTCCTGTACCGGAGGGCAAGTTGAACGGGCCTGAAGGTGGTAGAGTGAAGCAGGAGATAGGGAGTCTCGGGTTTGCTCCCACGGTGTCGTCGACAACATATTCCAATACTACGAGTCCGTTTGCGTTGAGTTCGGACAGTCCATTGAAGGGTGGAGAAGACCCCGATGCTTATTTAAAGGAGTTTCTTAACACAACGCCGCCAGGGGGACCAGAAGTGCAATACGATAATTATGGGGAAGAATAG
- a CDS encoding uncharacterized protein (EggNog:ENOG41): MSDSSADFLSNWRTSSGSPSGSLGSPTGATGPMGALAGRAKSLFSAAADSLQDGYEQAYNVLPLTNQDLPQEEPSWFQMSRFERTVGFFLFILGSLVCFGLGILLFPVLTLKPRKFAMLWTLGSILFVLSFGCLQGPADYCRHLISKERLPFTVVFFGSVIGTLYCAAILKSTVLTLIMGIVEIFAVAYYTLSYFPFGAQGLSVLTSMGARHVGSMVGI; the protein is encoded by the coding sequence ATGTCAGATTCCAGCGCTGATTTCCTTTCCAACTGGCGAACCAGCTCAGGATCACCGTCTGGATCCTTAGGTTCGCCTACTGGAGCCACGGGGCCTATGGGAGCCTTGGCTGGCCGTGCCAAGTCGTTATTTTCTGCCGCTGCGGATTCTCTCCAGGACGGTTACGAACAGGCCTATAACGTTCTACCACTTACAAACCAAGATTTACCCCAGGAAGAGCCATCCTGGTTCCAGATGTCCAGATTTGAACGTACAGTtggattctttctctttattttgGGTTCCCTGGTATGCTTTGGCCTTGGTATTCTGCTTTTCCCAGTGCTTACGTTAAAGCCGCGTAAATTCGCCATGCTTTGGACTTTAGGCTCGATCCTTTTTGTTCTTAGCTTTGGATGTCTCCAAGGTCCTGCAGACTACTGTCGGCATTTGATCTCCAAGGAAAGGCTACCTTTTACAGTGGTATTCTTCGGCAGCGTCATTGGAACGCTATATTGTGCAGCCATACTTAAATCGACGGTCTTGACCTTGATTATGGGCATAGTGGAAATCTTTGCCGTCGCTTATTATACATTAAGTTACTTTCCCTTTGGTGCTCAGGGCCTTAGCGTGCTAACGAGTATGGGTGCAAGACATGTAGGAAGTATGGTTGGCATATAA
- the HNT1 gene encoding Adenosine 5'-monophosphoramidase (BUSCO:EOG09344DOS) produces MSTSAALDASCIFCKIIRGEIPSFKIYETKYSYSFLDIEPTTKGHILIIPKYHGAKLHNVPDEYLSDILPVTKKLVRALGLEIDSPEGTGYNVLQNNGRIAHQYVDHVHFHLIPKPNVDEGLEEGWPAKKADMAELKKYADELAAKVNN; encoded by the exons ATGTCAACTTCTGCTGCCTTGGATGCTTCTTGCATTTTTTGCAAGATTATTAGGG GTGAAATCccttctttcaaaatctaTGAGACTAAATACAGTTATTCGTTCTTAGACATCGAACCTACTACCAAGGGTCATATTTTAATAATTCCAAAATATCACGGTGCAAAGTTGCATAATGTACCCGATGAATACCTATCGGATATTCTTCCAGTCACCAAGAAATTGGTCCGCGCTTTGGGTCTCGAGATTGACTCTCCAGAAGGTACAGGTTATAACGTTTTGCAGAACAATGGTAGAATTGCTCATCAATACGTTGATCATGTCCACTTCCATTTGATTCCAAAGCCTAATGTCGATGAAGGTTTGGAAGAAGGATGGCCCGCCAAAAAGGCCGATATGgcagaattgaagaagtacGCCGACGAATTGGCAGCCAAAGTGAACAACTAA
- the EFT1 gene encoding Elongation factor 2, with amino-acid sequence MVNFTVAQIRALMDQVTNVRNMSVIAHVDHGKSTLTDSLVQRAGIISAGKAGEARYTDTRKDEQERGITIKSTAISLYAEMTDDDVKEIEGETIGNSFLINLIDSPGHVDFSSEVTAALRVTDGALVVVDTVEGVCVQTETVLRQSLGERIKPVLIINKVDRAILELQVDKEELYQIFSRTIESVNVVISTYQDKVLGDVQVYPYKGTVAFGSGLHGWAFTIREFADKYSSKFGVDRQKMMARLWGDHFFNPKNKKWTNKGTDHKGNTLERSFNMFVLDPIFKLINAIMNGKVENARLMIEKLGVQLKGDEKDLEGKPLMKVVMRKFLPAADAMLEMIILHLPSPVTAQKYRAELLYEGPKDDANCIAIKNCDPKAGLMLYISKMVPTSDKGRFYAFGRIFAGTVKSGMKVRIQGPNYIPGKKDDLFVKAIQRTVLMMGRFVEAIDDCPAGNIVGLVGIDQYLLKSGTLTTDESAYNMKVMRFSVSPVVEVAVDVKNGNDLPKLVEGLKRLSKSDPCVKCYMSESGEHIVAATGELHLEVCLQDLEQDHAGVPLKVSSPVVSYRETVAAKSSKTALSKSPNKHNRIYLRAEPMTEECTVGIENGKVNVRADLKVRARQMADDYGWDVTDARKIWCFGPDGQGPNVVVDSTKAVQYLNEIKDHVNSGFQWATKEGPVIGEQMRGIRYNMLDVTLHADAIHRGAGQIMPTMRRVTFAAMLLAEPRIQEPVFMVEVQCPETAIGGIYSVLNKKRGQIISEEQRPGTPLFTVKAFLPVNESFGFTGELRQATGGQAFPQMIFDHYATMTGDPTDSTSKAGEIVHETRKKRGMKEDVPSYEEYYDRL; translated from the coding sequence ATGGTTAACTTCACAGTTGCGCAAATCAGAGCTTTGATGGACCAGGTTACGAATGTCCGTAACATGTCCGTCATTGCTCACGTGGATCACGGTAAATCTACATTGACCGATTCTTTGGTTCAGAGAGCTGGTATTATTTCTGCCGGTAAAGCTGGTGAGGCCAGATATACTGATACCAGAAAGGATGAGCAGGAAAGAGGTATTACCATTAAGTCTACTGCCATCTCTCTTTACGCTGAGATGACTGACGATGACGTTAAGGAGATCGAAGGTGAGACCATAGGTAATAGTTTTTTGATTAACTTGATTGATTCCCCCGGTCATGttgatttttcttcagAGGTTACTGCCGCTTTGAGAGTTACCGATGGTGCTTTGGTTGTTGTGGATACCGTTGAAGGTGTCTGTGTCCAGACCGAGACCGTTTTGAGACAGTCTTTAGGTGAACGTATCAAGCCTGTTTTGATTATCAACAAGGTTGATAGAGCTATTTTGGAATTGCAGGTTGACAAGGAAGAGTTGTACCAAATTTTTTCCAGAACTATCGAGTCTGTTAACGTTGTCATCTCCACCTATCAGGACAAAGTTCTTGGTGATGTTCAGGTCTATCCTTACAAGGGAACCGTTGCTTTCGGTTCTGGTTTGCACGGTTGGGCTTTCACCATTAGAGAATTTGCTGACAAGTACTCCAGCAAATTTGGTGTTGACagacagaagatgatggcCAGATTATGGGGtgatcatttcttcaaccCTAAGAACAAGAAGTGGACCAACAAGGGTACCGACCACAAGGGCAATACTTTGGAGAGATCTTTCAATATGTTTGTTTTGGACCCTATTTTCAAACTTATTAATGCCATCATGAACGGTAAGGTCGAGAATGCCAGACTTATGATCGAGAAATTGGGAGTCCAGTTGAAGGGTGATGAGAAGGACTTGGAAGGTAAGCCATTGATGAAGGTCGTCATGAGAAAGTTCTTACCTGCCGCTGATGCTATGTTGGAGATGATCATCTTACATTTGCCATCTCCAGTTACTGCTCAGAAGTACAGAGCAGAGCTTTTGTATGAAGGTCCAAAGGATGACGCTAACTGCATTGCCATCAAGAACTGTGATCCTAAAGCAGGTTTGATGTTGTACATTTCCAAGATGGTTCCTACCTCTGATAAGGGTAGATTCTACGCCTTTGGTCGTATCTTCGCCGGTACCGTTAAATCCGGTATGAAGGTTAGAATCCAAGGTCCTAACTACATACCTGGCAAGAAGGATGACTTGTTTGTCAAGGCTATCCAGAGAACCGTTTTGATGATGGGACGTTTTGTCGAGGCCATTGACGACTGTCCAGCCGGTAATATTGTTGGTTTGGTCGGTATTGATCAATACTTGTTGAAGAGTGGTACTTTGACCACCGATGAGTCCGCTTACAATATGAAGGTGATGAGATTCTCTGTCTCTCCCGTTGTCGAGGTTGCCGTTGATGTTAAAAACGGTAACGACTTACCTAAGTTGGTTGAGGGTTTAAAGAGGTTATCCAAGTCTGACCCTTGTGTCAAATGTTACATGTCTGAGTCTGGTGAGCATATCGTTGCTGCTACTGGTGAGTTACATTTGGAGGTTTGTTTGCAGGATTTGGAGCAGGACCATGCTGGTGTTCCATTGAAGGTTTCTTCTCCTGTTGTTTCCTACAGAGAGACTGTCGCTGCCAAGTCTTCTAAGACTGCTTTGTCCAAGTCTCCTAATAAGCATAACAGAATTTACTTGAGGGCCGAGCCTATGACTGAAGAGTGTACTGTGGGTATCGAGAATGGTAAGGTGAATGTCAGAGCCGATCTTAAGGTCAGAGCTAGACAGATGGCTGATGATTACGGTTGGGATGTCACGGATGCCAGAAAGATCTGGTGTTTCGGTCCTGACGGTCAAGGTCCAAATGTTGTTGTTGACTCGACCAAGGCTGTTCAGTATTTGAATGAAATCAAGGATCATGTCAATTCCGGTTTCCAGTGGGCAACTAAGGAAGGTCCAGTTATTGGTGAGCAGATGAGAGGTATCAGATACAACATGTTGGATGTCACTTTGCATGCTGATGCTATTCACAGAGGTGCTGGTCAGATTATGCCAACCATGAGAAGAGTTACATTTGCTGCCATGTTATTGGCTGAGCCAAGAATTCAGGAACCTGTCTTTATGGTTGAGGTTCAGTGTCCTGAAACTGCTATCGGTGGTATCTACTCTGTTCTtaacaagaagagaggTCAGATTATTTCTGAAGAGCAGAGACCTGGTACTCCATTGTTCACTGTCAAGGCTTTCTTACCTGTCAATGAATCCTTTGGTTTCACCGGTGAGTTGAGACAGGCTACCGGTGGCCAAGCTTTCCCACAGATGATCTTCGATCACTACGCTACCATGACTGGTGACCCAACTGATAGCACCTCTAAAGCCGGTGAGATTGTTCATGaaaccagaaagaaaagaggaatgAAGGAGGATGTTCCAAGTTACGAGGAATATTACGACAGATTGTAA
- the CDC48 gene encoding AAA ATPase cdc48, translating to MVDHKKKPLLDASGADVVPEDSTATAILRRKKKDNALIVDDATNDDNSIISMSSNTMEKLQLFRGDAVLVKGKKRKDTVLIALADDDMEDGVCRINRVSRNNLRVRLGDIATIHPCPEIKFATRISVLPIADSIEGLTGSLFDMYLKPYFVDAYRPVRKNDHFIVRGGMRQVEFKVVEVEPEDYAIVSQDTIIHSEGEPINREDEENNLNEVGYDDIGGCRKQMAQIRELVELPLRHPQLFKVIGIKPPKGILMYGPPGTGKTLMARAVANETGAFFFLINGPEIMSKMAGESESNLRKAFEEADKNAPAIIFIDEIDSIAPKRDKTNGEVERRVVSQLLTLMDGMKARSNVVVIAATNRPNSIDPALRRFGRFDREVDISIPDATGRLEILRIHTKNMKLADDVDLETIAQETHGYVGADLASLCSEAAMQQIREKMDLIDLEEENIDTEVLDSLAVNMDDFRFALSNSNPSALRETVVESVNVTWEDIGGLDGIKQELRETVEYPVLHPDQYTKFGLSPSKGVLFFGPPGTGKTLLAKAVATEVSANFISVKGPELLSMWYGESESNIRDIFDKARAAAPTVVFLDELDSIAKSRGGNMGDAGGASDRVVNQLLTEMDGMNSKKNVFIIGATNRPDQIDPAILRPGRLDQLIYVPLPDEAARMSILRAQLRKTPLEPGLDLNAIARVSNGFSGADLSYIVQRAAKYAIKDSIEAQKQYEDEQEAKDKEKEKSDNGDEMKVDAEGDEDVEEDERPDPVPYITRHHFEEAMKTAKRSVSPAELRRYEAYAQQMQAARGQMSHFHFDGDASEAADGANGAAGTGDASGAAFGSVEDDEDDLYS from the coding sequence ATGGTCGAtcacaagaagaagccttTATTAGATGCCTCAGGTGCAGACGTAGTGCCTGAAGATTCTACTGCCACTGCCATCctcagaagaaaaaagaaggataacGCCCTTATTGTCGACGATGCTACAAATGACGACAATTCGATCATTTCTATGTCTTCAAACACTATGGAGAAATTGCAGTTATTCAGAGGTGATGCTGTCCTTGTTAAGGgtaaaaagagaaaggataCCGTTTTGATTGCCTTGGCCGATGATGATATGGAGGACGGTGTTTGCCGAATCAACCGTGTCTCTCGTAACAACTTGCGTGTTCGTCTTGGTGATATCGCCACAATTCATCCCTGTCCCGAGATCAAATTTGCCACCAGAATCTCTGTCTTGCCTATTGCTGATTCAATTGAAGGTCTTACGGGCTCTTTATTCGACATGTACTTGAAACCATATTTCGTCGATGCCTATCGTCCTGTTCGTAAGAATGATCACTTCATTGTTCGTGGTGGTATGAGACAGGTTGAGTTTAAAGTGGTTGAAGTTGAACCCGAAGATTATGCTATCGTTTCCCAGGATACCATCATTCACTCTGAAGGTGAACCAATCAATCgtgaagatgaggaaaaTAATCTAAATGAAGTCGGATACGATGATATTGGTGGCTGCAGAAAACAAATGGCCCAGATCCGTGAGCTAGTGGAGCTTCCCCTTCGTCATCCTCAATTGTTCAAAGTAATCGGTATCAAACCTCCAAAAGGTATTTTGATGTATGGTCCTCCCGGTACAGGTAAGACCTTAATGGCTCGTGCCGTGGCCAACGAAACTGGtgccttcttctttctaatTAATGGCCCAGAAATTATGTCCAAGATGGCCGGTGAGTCTGAATCTAACTTGCGTAAGGCCTTTGAGGAAGCTGATAAGAATGCCCCTGCTATTATTTTCATCGATGAAATTGATTCCATCGCTCCTAAGCGTGATAAGACTAATGGTGAAGTGGAGAGACGTGTGGTTTCTCAATTGTTGACTTTGATGGATGGTATGAAGGCTCGTTCTAATGTTGTGGTGATTGCTGCTACCAACAGACCTAACTCTATTGATCCCGCTCTTCGTCGTTTCGGTCGTTTTGACCGTGAAGTCGATATCAGTATCCCGGATGCTACCGGACGTCTTGAAATTTTGAGGATTCACACTAAAAACATGAAGTTGGCTGACGATGTTGACTTGGAAACTATTGCTCAGGAAACACACGGTTACGTCGGTGCTGATCTTGCGTCTCTATGTTCCGAAGCTGCCATGCAGCAAATCCGTGAGAAGATGGACTTGAtagatcttgaagaagagaacatTGATACTGAGGTCTTAGACTCTTTGGCCGTCAATATGGATGATTTCAGATTTGCCCTTTCCAACTCCAATCCATCTGCTTTGCGTGAAACTGTCGTCGAAAGCGTCAATGTCACTTGGGAAGATATTGGTGGTCTTGATGGTATCAAGCAGGAGCTTCGTGAAACTGTTGAGTATCCTGTTTTGCATCCAGATCAATATACCAAATTTGGTCTTTCTCCCTCAAAAGGTGTTTTGTTCTTTGGTCCTCCTGGTACAGGTAAAACTTTACTTGCTAAAGCCGTGGCCACTGAAGTCAGTGCCAACTTTATATCTGTTAAAGGTCCAGAGTTGTTGAGTATGTGGTACGGTGAGTCTGAGTCCAACATTCGTGATATCTTTGACAAAGCTCGTGCTGCTGCCCCTACCGTTGTGTTCTTGGATGAGTTGGACTCAATTGCCAAGTCCAGAGGTGGTAATATGGGAGATGCAGGTGGAGCCTCGGATCGTGTGGTGAATCAATTATTGACAGAAATGGATGGTATGAACTCCAAGAAAAACGTGTTTATCATTGGTGCCACAAACAGACCTGATCAGATTGATCCTGCCATTCTCAGACCGGGCCGTTTAGACCAGCTTATTTACGTTCCTTTGCCGGACGAAGCTGCTAGAATGTCGATCTTGCGAGCCCAGTTAAGGAAGACTCCGTTGGAGCCAGGCCTCGATTTGAATGCCATTGCTAGAGTTAGTAATGGTTTTTCGGGTGCCGATTTATCGTATATTGTGCAAAGAGCTGCAAAATATGCCATCAAGGACTCTATCGAAGCGCAGAAGCAGTATGAGGACGAGCAAGAGGCcaaagataaagaaaaggaaaagtcTGATAATGGTGATGAGATGAAGGTTGATGCCGAGGGTGACGAAGATgttgaggaggatgagCGTCCAGATCCTGTTCCATACATTACTAGACATCATTTCGAAGAAGCCATGAAAACAGCCAAGAGATCTGTGTCTCCAGCCGAATTAAGAAGATATGAGGCTTATGCTCAACAAATGCAGGCTGCAAGAGGACAGATGTCTCATTTCCACTTTGATGGCGATGCTTCAGAAGCTGCCGATGGTGCCAATGGGGCCGCTGGAACTGGTGATGCATCAGGTGCAGCTTTTGGatctgttgaagatgatgaagatgatttaTACAGCTGA